From Actinopolymorpha cephalotaxi, one genomic window encodes:
- a CDS encoding adenine phosphoribosyltransferase, translated as MSEIRSVDRLVADLVRDVPDYPKPGVVFKDITPLLAEPEAFAHTVDALGAPWRDATPRVDKVVGIEARGFILAAPVALALGAGFVPVRKAGKLPGPTHSRSYALEYGQETLEVQRNAFEPGDRVLIVDDVLATGGTVEATHALVRDAGAEVVGISVLLELTFLAPRTRTGDLTVHSLLPV; from the coding sequence ATGAGCGAGATCCGGTCGGTGGACCGCCTGGTCGCGGACCTGGTCCGGGACGTCCCCGACTACCCCAAGCCCGGCGTCGTGTTCAAGGACATCACGCCCCTGCTGGCCGAGCCGGAGGCGTTCGCGCACACGGTCGACGCCCTCGGCGCGCCCTGGCGGGACGCCACCCCGCGCGTGGACAAGGTGGTCGGGATCGAGGCCCGCGGCTTCATCCTGGCCGCGCCGGTGGCGCTGGCGCTGGGCGCGGGGTTCGTTCCGGTCCGCAAGGCCGGCAAACTGCCCGGCCCGACGCACTCCCGCTCCTACGCCCTCGAGTACGGCCAGGAGACGCTGGAGGTGCAGCGGAACGCCTTCGAGCCGGGCGACCGGGTGCTGATCGTCGACGACGTACTCGCCACCGGCGGCACCGTCGAGGCGACGCACGCCCTCGTCCGCGACGCCGGAGCGGAGGTGGTCGGAATCTCGGTGCTGCTGGAGCTCACGTTCCTCGCCCCGCGCACCAGGACCGGCGATCTCACCGTTCACTCACTGCTTCCGGTGTGA
- the ruvA gene encoding Holliday junction branch migration protein RuvA: MIAFVRGTIASVGLDTAVVEVGGVGMEVRAAPATLAELRVGATAKLPTSLVVREDSLTLYGFADDDERAVFELLQTASGVGPRLAQAMLAVHRPDELRRAVATEDLTALTKVPGIGRKGAQRIVLELKDRLGAPIGGSAGAGAALPVAGVAPGAAWRDQVRGALLGLGWSAREAESALDAVAPMAEEMAAGNGADGANGAKPTNGGGAPDVAALLRAALRTLSRA; the protein is encoded by the coding sequence GTGATCGCATTCGTCCGTGGAACCATCGCCTCCGTCGGGCTCGACACCGCGGTCGTCGAGGTCGGCGGCGTCGGCATGGAGGTCCGCGCCGCGCCCGCCACCCTCGCCGAGCTCCGCGTGGGCGCGACCGCGAAGTTGCCGACCAGCCTGGTCGTCCGGGAGGACTCCCTGACGCTCTACGGCTTCGCCGACGACGACGAGCGCGCGGTGTTCGAGCTCCTGCAGACCGCGAGCGGTGTCGGGCCGAGGCTGGCCCAGGCGATGCTGGCCGTGCACCGTCCGGACGAGCTCCGCCGCGCGGTCGCCACCGAGGACCTCACCGCGCTCACCAAGGTCCCGGGGATCGGCCGCAAGGGCGCCCAGCGGATCGTGCTGGAGCTCAAGGACCGGCTCGGCGCTCCGATCGGCGGCTCGGCCGGTGCCGGTGCCGCGCTTCCGGTCGCGGGGGTGGCGCCCGGTGCCGCCTGGCGTGACCAGGTACGCGGCGCCCTGCTCGGCCTGGGCTGGTCCGCGCGGGAGGCCGAGTCCGCGCTGGACGCCGTGGCCCCGATGGCGGAGGAGATGGCCGCCGGGAACGGGGCGGACGGTGCCAACGGTGCCAAGCCCACCAACGGCGGCGGCGCGCCCGACGTGGCCGCGCTGTTGCGAGCCGCACTCCGTACGCTCTCCAGGGCCTGA
- the secD gene encoding protein translocase subunit SecD — MATKRPHPWRSLAVLLVALLVGVGLMATLGAWTPRLGLDLRGGTSITLTARPSAGQGAITPEKLAEAVEIIRNRVGAIAEAEVTTQGNDHIVVEVPGVGQDQIVRLVGSTAELRFRQVLAAAPVAAPPQPKPTPSKSPATSKATPKPTVGPSVKPSNKATKSPAPRAPGRAVPQAFRRNAPTPTPTPTPKATVPAPKATTPTVDNGKVRVSTTGASPEQMAALQKFKCADYTPGKDNFKQALFTCDREGTTKFVLGPAIVLGSEIADASAQLPQNQLAWQVGLRLKGAGKSKFAQASTQMYQLQQPLSQFAIVLDGKVVSYPVIQGPITDGQASITGNFSQQEATDLANTLKYGALPLRFETSQVSAVSPTLGSDQLTGGLVAGAIGLALVVLYSFFYYRGLGLVVVLSLAAAGALVYASVVLLGKSAGFTLTLAGIAGLIVAIGITADSFVVYFERLRDEVRDGRSLRTAVETGWVRARRTILAADSVSLLAAVVLYALSVGNVRGFAYALGLTTLIDIIIVFVFTKPLVTLLARTRFFGEGHRFSGLDPTRLGVPRERLAPRTATRASTRASSPKGA, encoded by the coding sequence GTGGCGACGAAGAGACCGCATCCCTGGCGCTCTCTGGCGGTGCTCCTGGTGGCGCTGCTGGTCGGTGTCGGGCTGATGGCCACGCTCGGTGCGTGGACACCACGGCTCGGCCTCGACCTACGTGGCGGCACCTCCATCACGCTGACCGCCCGGCCCTCCGCGGGCCAGGGTGCGATCACCCCGGAGAAGCTCGCCGAGGCGGTCGAGATCATCCGCAACCGCGTCGGCGCGATCGCCGAGGCCGAGGTGACCACCCAGGGCAACGACCACATCGTGGTCGAGGTGCCGGGTGTCGGCCAGGACCAGATCGTCCGGTTGGTGGGCAGCACCGCGGAGCTTCGGTTCCGGCAGGTGCTGGCAGCGGCCCCGGTGGCGGCGCCCCCGCAACCGAAGCCGACGCCGTCGAAGTCCCCGGCCACGTCGAAGGCCACGCCCAAGCCGACGGTCGGCCCGTCGGTCAAACCCTCGAACAAGGCGACCAAGAGCCCCGCGCCGCGCGCGCCCGGCCGGGCGGTGCCGCAGGCGTTCCGGCGGAACGCCCCGACGCCGACACCGACGCCCACTCCCAAGGCGACTGTCCCCGCCCCCAAGGCGACCACGCCGACGGTCGACAACGGCAAGGTCCGGGTCTCCACCACCGGCGCCTCGCCCGAGCAGATGGCCGCCCTGCAGAAGTTCAAGTGCGCCGACTACACGCCGGGCAAGGACAACTTCAAGCAGGCGCTCTTCACCTGTGATCGCGAGGGCACGACGAAGTTCGTCCTCGGCCCGGCGATCGTCCTCGGCTCCGAGATCGCCGACGCGAGCGCCCAGCTGCCGCAGAACCAGCTCGCGTGGCAGGTGGGGCTGCGCCTCAAGGGCGCGGGCAAGAGCAAGTTCGCGCAGGCGAGCACGCAGATGTACCAACTGCAGCAGCCGCTGAGCCAGTTCGCGATCGTGCTGGACGGCAAGGTCGTGTCGTACCCCGTGATCCAGGGGCCGATCACCGACGGCCAGGCCAGCATCACCGGCAACTTCTCCCAGCAGGAGGCGACCGACCTCGCCAACACGCTGAAGTACGGCGCGTTGCCGCTGAGGTTCGAGACCAGCCAGGTCTCGGCGGTGTCGCCCACGCTGGGAAGTGACCAGCTCACCGGTGGCCTGGTCGCCGGAGCGATCGGGCTCGCGCTCGTGGTGCTCTACTCGTTCTTCTACTACCGGGGCCTCGGCCTGGTGGTCGTGCTGTCCCTGGCGGCGGCCGGCGCCCTCGTCTACGCCTCGGTGGTGCTGCTCGGCAAGTCGGCGGGCTTCACGCTCACCCTGGCGGGGATCGCGGGACTGATCGTCGCCATCGGCATCACCGCGGACTCCTTCGTCGTCTACTTCGAACGCCTGCGCGACGAAGTACGCGACGGCCGAAGTCTGCGTACCGCCGTGGAGACCGGCTGGGTGCGTGCCCGGCGCACGATCCTCGCCGCCGACTCGGTGTCGCTGCTGGCGGCGGTGGTGCTGTACGCGCTGTCGGTGGGCAACGTCCGCGGTTTCGCGTACGCGCTCGGGCTGACCACGCTGATCGACATCATCATCGTGTTCGTCTTCACCAAGCCGCTGGTCACCCTGCTGGCCCGCACCCGCTTCTTCGGTGAGGGCCACCGCTTCTCCGGACTCGATCCGACCCGGCTCGGTGTGCCGCGCGAACGCCTCGCTCCACGCACCGCAACCCGCGCCTCGACCCGCGCCTCGTCGCCGAAGGGGGCCTGA
- the secF gene encoding protein translocase subunit SecF, with translation MSRLGAVGHKLYTGEVSLNFVGRRKLWYLISAVVLVIAIGAVLIRGLAFSIEFRGGVDFQAPVASGSAQNAIPGVRTAVVDTGVLGRAEPIVTSIGANQVRVETPPLSTDNIAKARTAIAKQLKVGEGQIDYSSIGPTWGAQITDKALLSLGVFLVLVMGVIWLYFREWRMSVSGLVALLHDVAITVGIYALVGFDVTPATIIGVLTILGYSLYDTVVVFDKVRENTRSISSGSRWTYSEAANLAVNQTLVRSINTSIIALLPVAGILFVGAGLLGAGTLKDLSLALFIGIAVGTYSSIFIATPLLCDLKEREPAMRALSRRVEQRRAGAAAKSAASGSAGPAAVSGTPGGAEGGEPAASGEDQGANGTRQSVPATSRAQGRPAGRPQSTSSRSAGRSQPQRKPRSTRRPKGHGR, from the coding sequence ATGTCGCGCCTGGGTGCCGTCGGGCACAAGCTCTACACCGGCGAGGTCTCGCTGAACTTCGTCGGCCGGCGGAAGCTGTGGTACCTCATCTCCGCGGTCGTCCTGGTGATCGCCATCGGGGCGGTCCTGATCCGCGGCCTGGCGTTCTCCATCGAGTTCCGCGGCGGCGTCGACTTCCAGGCGCCGGTGGCGTCGGGTTCGGCACAGAACGCCATCCCGGGCGTCCGGACCGCCGTCGTCGACACCGGCGTCCTCGGCCGCGCGGAGCCGATCGTCACCTCGATCGGCGCCAACCAGGTCCGGGTCGAGACCCCGCCCCTGAGCACCGACAACATCGCGAAGGCCCGCACCGCGATCGCCAAGCAGCTCAAGGTCGGCGAGGGTCAGATCGACTACTCCAGCATCGGGCCGACCTGGGGCGCCCAGATCACCGACAAGGCACTGCTCAGCCTCGGGGTGTTCCTCGTCCTGGTGATGGGCGTGATCTGGCTCTACTTCCGCGAATGGCGGATGTCGGTGTCCGGGCTGGTCGCGCTGCTGCACGATGTGGCGATCACCGTCGGCATCTACGCCCTGGTCGGCTTCGACGTCACCCCGGCCACGATCATCGGCGTGCTCACGATCCTGGGCTACTCGCTGTACGACACGGTGGTCGTATTCGACAAGGTGCGGGAGAACACCCGGTCGATCTCCTCGGGGAGCCGGTGGACCTACAGCGAGGCGGCCAACCTCGCCGTCAACCAGACGCTCGTCCGGTCGATCAACACCTCGATCATCGCGCTCCTGCCGGTGGCCGGCATCCTCTTCGTGGGCGCCGGGCTGCTCGGTGCGGGGACGCTGAAGGACCTGTCCCTCGCGCTGTTCATCGGCATCGCGGTCGGTACGTACTCCTCGATCTTCATCGCCACCCCGCTGCTGTGCGACCTGAAGGAGCGCGAGCCGGCGATGCGAGCGCTCTCCCGTCGGGTGGAGCAGCGCCGAGCGGGTGCGGCGGCGAAGAGCGCGGCCAGCGGTTCCGCGGGCCCGGCAGCAGTGTCGGGTACGCCCGGCGGCGCCGAGGGCGGCGAGCCCGCCGCCTCCGGTGAGGACCAGGGAGCCAACGGCACCCGGCAGTCGGTGCCGGCGACCTCGCGCGCGCAGGGCCGTCCCGCCGGCAGGCCGCAGTCGACCAGCAGCAGGTCGGCCGGGCGCAGCCAGCCGCAGCGCAAGCCGAGGTCGACGCGGCGTCCGAAGGGGCACGGCCGATGA
- a CDS encoding DUF349 domain-containing protein, translated as MSGTAEEPWGRVADDGTVYLRTDEGERAIGSWQVGDPEGALAFFRRKYDALALEVDLLASRVDSGILAPDDAHNALRRERRNLAGAQAIGDLGALSAKLDRLEEVIAGRRAERRTERKRQLEEARTAKAAIADEAETLAAGSDWRHGVGRFRELLEQWKALPRLDKQTDDELWRRFSSARTSYTRRRKQHFSELNVRRDDARQTKEALAAEAEALADSTDWGRGSTQFRTLMQRWKAAGPAARDVEDQLWKRFRAAQDRFFNARNATFAEQDAEYRTNLEQKEALLVEAEALLPVRDHRAAREAYRSLLARWDQIGRVPRDSVRPVEGRLRKVEEAIKSAESNEWRRTNPETRARANDTLTQLRNSIADLERDLEAQQAKGDVTGERRAQEALDARRAWLAEVEKTLDEFSG; from the coding sequence GTGAGCGGAACGGCAGAGGAGCCCTGGGGCAGGGTCGCGGACGACGGCACCGTCTACCTCCGCACCGACGAGGGCGAGCGCGCCATCGGATCCTGGCAGGTCGGCGATCCCGAGGGAGCGCTGGCCTTCTTCCGCCGCAAGTACGACGCCCTCGCGCTGGAGGTCGACCTGCTCGCCTCCCGGGTGGACAGCGGCATTCTCGCCCCCGACGACGCCCACAACGCACTGCGCCGCGAGCGCCGCAACCTCGCGGGCGCCCAGGCGATCGGCGACCTCGGCGCCCTGTCGGCCAAGCTCGACCGGCTGGAGGAAGTGATCGCCGGGCGGCGCGCCGAACGCCGCACCGAACGCAAGCGGCAGCTCGAGGAGGCCCGGACGGCCAAGGCGGCGATCGCCGACGAGGCCGAGACCCTGGCGGCCGGCTCGGACTGGCGGCACGGCGTCGGACGCTTCCGCGAGCTGCTCGAGCAGTGGAAGGCGCTGCCCCGGCTGGACAAGCAGACCGACGACGAGCTGTGGCGGCGGTTCTCCAGTGCCCGCACCTCCTACACGCGCCGGCGCAAGCAGCACTTCTCCGAGCTGAACGTACGCCGCGACGACGCCCGCCAGACCAAGGAGGCGCTCGCCGCCGAGGCCGAGGCGCTCGCCGACTCCACCGACTGGGGCCGCGGCAGCACGCAGTTCCGTACCCTCATGCAGCGCTGGAAGGCCGCCGGGCCCGCCGCGCGCGACGTGGAAGACCAGCTGTGGAAGCGGTTCCGGGCAGCGCAGGACCGGTTCTTCAACGCCCGCAACGCGACCTTCGCCGAGCAGGACGCGGAGTACCGCACCAACCTCGAGCAGAAGGAAGCGCTGCTGGTCGAGGCGGAGGCTCTGCTGCCGGTGCGCGACCACCGCGCCGCCCGGGAGGCCTACCGCTCGCTGCTGGCACGCTGGGACCAGATCGGGCGCGTCCCCCGCGACTCCGTCCGTCCGGTCGAGGGCCGGCTGCGCAAGGTCGAGGAAGCGATCAAGTCCGCGGAGAGCAACGAGTGGCGCCGGACCAACCCCGAGACGCGCGCCCGTGCCAACGACACGCTCACCCAGCTGCGCAACTCCATCGCCGACCTCGAACGCGACCTGGAAGCCCAGCAGGCGAAGGGCGACGTCACCGGCGAACGCCGCGCGCAGGAGGCACTGGACGCCCGGCGGGCCTGGCTGGCCGAGGTGGAGAAGACCCTCGACGAGTTCTCCGGCTGA
- a CDS encoding RelA/SpoT family protein — MRQRLARLGRAPQGNPVLEPLFRIVRSTHPKADLALIERAYHTAERYHRGQTRKSGDPFITHPVAVATILAELGMTPPTLCAALLHDTVEDTPYTLTELRNDFGDEIALLVDGVTKLDKVKYGESAQAETIRKMVIAMAKDIRVLVIKLADRLHNMRTLRYVKQASQERTARETLEIYASLAHRLGMNTLKWEIEDLAFATLHPKLYDEIVRLVAERAPSRDEYLAKVIDRVQSDLREAKIKATVTGRPKHYYSIYQKMIVRGREFGDIYDLVGIRVLTDSVRDCYAALGVIHARWNPVPGRFKDYIAMPKFNMYQSLHTSVMGPEGKPVEMQLRTFAMHRRAEYGVAAHWKYKEDPTAAPETDSGGPNDMAWLRQLLDWQRETEDPGEFLESLRFEINSTQVYVFTPRGDVIALPMGSTPVDFAYAIHTEVGHRCIGARVNGRLVPLESQLENGDLVEVFTSKAEGAAPSRDWLSFVRSPRARNKIRHWFTKERREEAIDQGKEQLARMVRKEGLPLQRMLTHESLASIARDLKYSDVSALYAAVGEGTITAQSVVRRLVESVGGAGEEAEDVSEAVIISPDTGRKERLPRGDSGVVVKGVTDVWVKLAKCCTPVPGDAIVGFVTRGAGVSVHRGDCVNIGHLTSQPERMVEVEWAPTAQSLFLVAVQVEALDRARLLSDITRILSDQHVNILSASVTTTRDRVAKSRFTFEMGDPKHLGHVLRAVRSVDGVFDAYRVTN, encoded by the coding sequence ATGCGCCAGCGGCTTGCCCGGCTGGGCCGGGCCCCGCAGGGCAACCCCGTGCTGGAGCCGTTGTTCCGGATCGTACGCAGCACCCACCCCAAGGCCGACCTGGCGCTGATCGAGCGCGCCTACCACACGGCCGAGCGGTACCACCGGGGCCAGACCCGCAAGAGCGGTGACCCGTTCATCACCCATCCCGTCGCGGTCGCCACCATCCTGGCCGAGCTCGGAATGACGCCGCCCACCCTGTGCGCGGCGTTACTGCACGACACGGTGGAGGACACGCCGTACACCCTCACCGAGCTCCGCAACGACTTCGGCGACGAGATCGCGCTGCTGGTCGACGGGGTGACCAAGCTCGACAAGGTGAAGTACGGCGAGAGTGCCCAGGCCGAGACCATCCGCAAGATGGTGATCGCGATGGCCAAGGACATCCGGGTGCTGGTGATCAAGCTCGCCGACCGGCTGCACAACATGCGGACGCTGCGCTACGTCAAGCAGGCCTCCCAGGAACGCACCGCGCGGGAGACCCTGGAGATCTACGCCTCGCTGGCCCACCGCCTCGGCATGAACACGCTGAAGTGGGAGATCGAAGACCTCGCGTTCGCCACCCTGCATCCCAAGCTGTACGACGAGATCGTCCGCCTGGTCGCCGAGCGGGCGCCCTCGCGCGACGAGTACCTCGCCAAGGTCATCGACCGGGTGCAGTCCGACCTGCGTGAGGCCAAGATCAAGGCCACCGTCACCGGCCGGCCCAAGCACTACTACTCGATCTACCAGAAGATGATCGTGCGCGGCCGGGAGTTCGGCGACATCTACGACCTGGTCGGCATCCGCGTCCTGACCGACTCCGTACGCGACTGTTACGCCGCTCTCGGCGTCATCCACGCGCGATGGAACCCCGTGCCCGGGCGGTTCAAGGACTACATCGCGATGCCGAAGTTCAACATGTACCAGTCGCTGCACACCTCGGTGATGGGGCCCGAGGGCAAGCCGGTCGAGATGCAGCTGCGGACGTTCGCGATGCACCGGCGGGCGGAGTACGGCGTCGCGGCCCACTGGAAGTACAAGGAAGACCCCACCGCCGCTCCCGAGACCGACAGCGGCGGCCCCAACGACATGGCCTGGCTCCGGCAGCTGCTGGACTGGCAGCGCGAGACCGAGGACCCCGGCGAGTTCCTGGAGTCGCTGCGGTTCGAGATCAACTCCACCCAGGTCTACGTCTTCACCCCGCGCGGCGACGTGATCGCGCTGCCCATGGGCTCGACACCGGTCGACTTCGCGTACGCCATCCACACCGAGGTCGGCCACCGCTGCATCGGCGCCCGGGTCAACGGCCGGCTGGTCCCGCTGGAGAGCCAGCTGGAGAACGGCGACCTGGTGGAGGTCTTCACCTCCAAGGCCGAGGGCGCCGCACCGAGCCGCGACTGGCTGAGCTTCGTCCGCAGCCCGCGCGCCCGCAACAAGATCCGGCACTGGTTCACCAAGGAGCGCCGCGAGGAGGCCATCGACCAGGGCAAGGAGCAGCTGGCCCGGATGGTCCGCAAGGAGGGCCTGCCGCTGCAGCGGATGCTCACCCACGAGTCACTGGCCTCGATCGCCCGCGACCTGAAGTACTCCGACGTGTCGGCGCTGTACGCCGCCGTCGGGGAGGGCACCATCACCGCACAGTCGGTGGTCCGGCGGCTGGTGGAGTCGGTCGGCGGCGCCGGCGAGGAGGCCGAGGACGTCTCCGAAGCTGTGATCATCTCCCCGGACACCGGCCGCAAGGAGCGGTTGCCCCGGGGTGACTCCGGTGTGGTCGTGAAGGGCGTCACCGACGTCTGGGTGAAGCTGGCCAAGTGCTGTACGCCGGTGCCGGGCGACGCGATCGTCGGCTTCGTCACCCGTGGGGCCGGTGTCTCGGTGCACCGCGGCGACTGCGTCAACATCGGCCACCTGACCTCCCAGCCCGAACGCATGGTCGAGGTCGAGTGGGCGCCCACGGCACAGAGCCTGTTCCTCGTCGCCGTCCAGGTGGAGGCGCTGGACCGCGCCCGGCTGCTCAGTGACATCACCCGGATCCTGTCCGACCAGCACGTCAACATCCTGTCGGCGTCGGTGACCACGACCCGCGACCGGGTGGCCAAGAGCAGGTTCACCTTCGAGATGGGCGACCCCAAGCATCTGGGCCACGTGCTCCGCGCGGTGCGCAGCGTGGACGGCGTGTTCGACGCGTACCGCGTCACCAACTGA
- a CDS encoding MBL fold metallo-hydrolase translates to MLVAGFPTGVFAANCYVVATGAGQECVVVDPGQDAAGAVAEVVREHRLRPVAVLLTHGHLDHMWSVLPVCGSYDATCWVHPADRPLLADPMRGLPPEWAGALLGGGQSFAEPDDVRELTDGTRVDVAGLSFTVDHTPGHTSGSVAFRTPVEGDVRGAGAPTWTGQAGAAPELMFAGDLLFAGAIGRTDLPGGDHPTMLRSLADKVLPLDDRIVVLPGHGDQTTIGRERQTNPFLRGLVPGPARSG, encoded by the coding sequence ATGCTCGTCGCCGGCTTCCCGACCGGAGTGTTCGCCGCGAACTGCTACGTCGTGGCGACCGGCGCGGGACAGGAGTGCGTCGTGGTCGATCCGGGCCAGGACGCGGCCGGCGCGGTGGCCGAGGTCGTCCGCGAGCACCGGCTCCGGCCGGTCGCGGTGCTGCTCACCCACGGGCACCTCGACCACATGTGGTCGGTGCTGCCAGTGTGCGGAAGCTACGACGCGACCTGCTGGGTGCACCCGGCCGACCGGCCGCTGCTCGCCGACCCGATGCGCGGCCTGCCACCGGAGTGGGCCGGCGCGCTGCTCGGGGGCGGGCAGTCGTTCGCCGAGCCCGACGACGTACGCGAGCTCACCGACGGCACGCGGGTCGACGTCGCCGGGCTGAGCTTCACCGTCGACCACACCCCGGGCCATACGAGCGGGTCGGTCGCGTTCCGTACCCCCGTCGAGGGGGACGTGCGCGGGGCAGGCGCCCCGACGTGGACCGGCCAGGCGGGTGCGGCGCCCGAGCTGATGTTCGCGGGCGACCTGCTCTTCGCCGGGGCGATCGGACGGACCGACCTGCCGGGTGGTGACCATCCGACGATGCTGCGCAGCCTTGCCGACAAGGTGCTGCCGCTCGACGACCGGATCGTGGTCCTGCCCGGCCACGGTGACCAGACGACCATCGGCCGGGAACGCCAGACCAATCCCTTCCTGAGAGGGCTCGTGCCCGGCCCGGCACGGAGCGGGTGA
- the ruvB gene encoding Holliday junction branch migration DNA helicase RuvB: MTSHVDDGGDHSVGRSLIAAEAAADESTVEAALRPRTLGELIGQGRVRDQLGLVLEAARSRGRPPDHVLLAGPPGLGKTTLAMIIAAELSAPLRVTSGPAIQHAGDLAAILSSLAEGEVLFLDEIHRMSRPAEEMLYMAMEDFRVDVVVGKGPGATAIPLEIPPFTLVGATTRAGLLPGPLRDRFGFTGHLEYYEVDELDEIVRRSAHLLDVPITDDAAREVAGRSRGTPRIANRLLRRVRDYAQVRADGVVRTKTAQAALELYEVDEEGLDRLDRAVLDALCRRFGGGPVGVSTLAVAVGEERETVEEVAEPFLVRRGYLARTPRGRVATPAAWRQLGLAPPADAAFGQSPSLFDEP; the protein is encoded by the coding sequence ATGACGTCCCACGTCGACGACGGCGGCGACCACTCCGTCGGCCGTTCCCTGATCGCCGCGGAGGCGGCCGCCGACGAGAGCACCGTCGAGGCGGCGCTGCGTCCCCGCACCCTGGGGGAGCTGATCGGCCAGGGCCGCGTCCGCGACCAGCTCGGGCTGGTGCTGGAGGCGGCCCGTAGCCGCGGCCGGCCGCCGGACCACGTGCTGCTCGCCGGCCCGCCCGGGCTCGGCAAGACCACCCTGGCGATGATCATCGCCGCTGAGCTGTCCGCGCCGCTGCGGGTGACCAGCGGCCCGGCCATCCAGCATGCCGGCGACCTCGCCGCCATCCTGTCCTCCCTGGCCGAGGGCGAGGTGCTCTTCCTGGACGAGATCCACCGGATGAGCCGCCCCGCCGAGGAGATGCTCTACATGGCGATGGAGGACTTCCGGGTCGACGTCGTGGTGGGCAAGGGGCCGGGCGCCACCGCCATCCCGCTGGAGATTCCGCCGTTCACGCTGGTGGGCGCGACCACCCGCGCCGGACTGCTGCCGGGTCCGCTGCGCGACCGGTTCGGTTTCACCGGCCACCTGGAGTACTACGAGGTGGACGAGCTGGACGAGATCGTCCGCCGGTCCGCGCACCTGCTCGACGTACCCATCACCGACGACGCCGCCCGGGAGGTGGCCGGCCGGTCGCGCGGAACGCCGCGGATCGCCAACCGGCTGCTGCGCCGGGTCCGCGACTACGCGCAGGTCCGCGCCGACGGTGTCGTACGCACCAAGACCGCGCAGGCGGCACTCGAGCTGTACGAGGTGGACGAGGAGGGCCTGGACCGGCTCGACCGGGCCGTGCTCGACGCGCTGTGCCGCCGGTTCGGTGGCGGCCCGGTGGGTGTGTCCACCCTCGCCGTCGCGGTCGGCGAGGAACGCGAGACAGTGGAGGAGGTGGCCGAGCCCTTCCTGGTCCGCCGGGGCTACCTCGCCCGCACTCCACGCGGCCGGGTGGCGACGCCGGCGGCATGGCGGCAGCTCGGGCTGGCACCTCCGGCCGACGCGGCGTTCGGGCAGTCGCCCAGCCTGTTCGACGAGCCGTGA
- the yajC gene encoding preprotein translocase subunit YajC, translated as MLLSQAATGGGANYWTLLLPILLLALFWVVAIRPQRRRQRETSDMQSKLQPGQQVMTGAGLLATVHAVEDDAVVLEIAPGVYARHVRQAIVRIIDQPDQPSQSQVGEGTTPPSDRPEDPTA; from the coding sequence ATGCTTCTCAGCCAGGCGGCCACCGGCGGCGGCGCCAACTACTGGACGCTGCTTCTCCCGATCCTTCTGCTGGCGTTGTTCTGGGTCGTGGCGATTCGTCCGCAACGACGCCGCCAGCGCGAGACCTCGGACATGCAGAGCAAGCTCCAGCCCGGTCAGCAGGTGATGACCGGAGCCGGGCTGCTGGCCACCGTGCATGCCGTGGAGGACGACGCGGTGGTGCTCGAGATCGCACCGGGTGTGTACGCCCGGCACGTACGCCAGGCCATCGTCCGCATCATCGACCAGCCGGATCAGCCCTCGCAGTCGCAGGTCGGCGAAGGAACCACGCCGCCGAGCGACCGCCCCGAGGACCCCACCGCATGA